The proteins below are encoded in one region of Triticum aestivum cultivar Chinese Spring chromosome 1B, IWGSC CS RefSeq v2.1, whole genome shotgun sequence:
- the LOC123106049 gene encoding uncharacterized protein: MAVLSVSSSTWSSIPTLTFRPGRHGRKINFSVVQFPHAHIFMEHCSMELVKDPPWASASSSTCSSIPMVTVHAAAPTPTPWKVLILLYKFELVDETLFLTVTMVGIFWEKQVMPSKKLQLVVVTAMLFACKYLEVSVPLVEDSVLSYDHAYTEGQTLEMAETEYEDNVEDAPLMDIDSAYSGNLLAATEHVKEIYKFYRENEKFELMDETLFLTLNIIHKFVGKQVVPSKKLQLVVVTAMLLACKYEEVSDTLVEVLVLIYDHACMKRKLLEMVERTASDQDDAHNPSKLEVCPYLHIRGIRHWCQLLLEPGAPSRQSPRLLQPLRHGRCFHRVDSRDASKRCTGRAAGQ, translated from the exons ATGGCTGTCCTGTCAGTTTCTTCTTCAACCTGGAGCTCCATCCCCACACTCACCTTCCGACCCGGACGCCATGGAAG GAAGATTAATTTCTCTGTTGTGCAGTTTCCTCACGCACACATCTTTATGGAGCACTGCTCCATGGAGCTCGTCAAG GATCCGCCATGGGCGTCAGCTTCTTCTTCAACCTGTAGCTCCATCCCCATGGTCACTGTCCACGCGGCTGCTCCGACCCCGACGCCATGGAAG GTTCTTATTTTATTGTACAAGTTTGAGTTGGTGGATGAGACACTCTTTCTTACCGTGACCATGGTAGGCATATTTTGGGAAAAACAAGTGATGCCAAGCAAGAAGTTGCAGTTAGTTGTAGTGACGGCTATGCTTTTTGCATGCAAATATCTGGAAGTCTCAGTTCCACTTGTTGAAGATTCAGTGCTTAGTTATGACCATGCTTATACGGAAGGACAAACTCTGGAAATG GCTGAGACCGAGTACGAGGATAATGTGGAGGATGCCCCCCTCATGGATATCGACAGCGCCTACTCAGGGAATCTCCTGGCCGCAACTGAGCACGTCAAAGAGATTTACAAGTTCTACAGAGAAAATGAG AAGTTTGAGTTGATGGATGAGACACTCTTTCTTACCTTGAACATAATACACAAATTCGTGGGAAAACAAGTGGTGCCAAGCAAGAAGCTGCAGTTAGTTGTAGTGACCGCTATGCTCCTTGCTTGCAAATATGAGGAAGTCTCAGATACACTTGTTGAAGTTCTAGTGCTAATTTATGACCATGCTTGCATGAAAAGAAAACTTCTGGAAATG GTAGAGCGGACGGCCAGCGACCAGGACGACGCTCACAACCCAAGTAAGCTCGAGGTCTGCCCGTATCTCCACATTCGTGGGATCCGCCATTGgtgtcagcttcttcttgaacctGGAGCTCCATCCAGACAGTCACCTCGGCTGCTCCAACCCCTACGCCATGGAAG GTGTTTTCACCGAGTTGACTCGAGAGATGCAAGTAAAAGGTGTACAG GTAGAGCGGCCGGCCAATGA